From the bacterium genome, the window TCGGCACTACGCGTCGACCCTTGAAAGCTTATATTCACGTAAATGGTGTTTATCACAAGATTTCTAAAGATTCACCATTCACAATAAAAAGGGTATCCGATGACGATAAATACGACCCGACGTAAAGCGGTCATGACGCGTTCGATCAAACTGGGGCACTGCATCTGCAATCCGAAACAGGGCTGCCCGTGCCAGACCTTCAAAGACTACAACGTCTGTTCCTGCGCGGGGGAGAAAATGCCTTCCAGACCGCAGGATATAGCCCTGACAAAACATGTCCGTAAAGCCGGATGCGCTTCAAAGATCGGGCAGGCCGACCTCCTGCGTATTCTGAGCAAGCTCCCGCCGGTCACCGATCCCAATGTCATCGTGGGCGCCGCCGCCGGTGATGACGCCGGGATTTACCGTATCGACGACCGTTTCGCTCTCGTGCAGACAGTCGATGTTTTCACCCCCTGTGTGGACAACGCTTACCTTTTCGGCCAGATTGCCGCGGCCAATTCGGTGAGCGATATCTATGCAATGGGGGGTAAACCAATCACAGCCCTGTCGGTCATCGGGTTTCCCATAGACGAACTGGACGGCTCCATCATGGAGGCAATTCTGCGCGGCGGAATGGACAAGCTCGCCGAGGCCGGCTGCTCCCTCATCGGGGGACACAGCATCAACGACGAGGAGATAAAGTGCGGCTTCGCGGTAACCGGGCTCATCGACACAAACGCCATATTCGAACATGATGCCATACAACCCGGCGACGCTCTCGTACTCACCAAACCGCTCGGAACGGGTATCGTCTGTTTTGCCGCACAGCTTGGCCGTATCAGCGGCGAATGCCTCGACGAAGCCGGCGCTTCAATGGCCACGCTCAACAGGGACGCCGCCGAACTCATGGCCGCCTTTGATGGCCATGCCTGCACCGATGTCACGGGGTACGGGCTTGCCGGTCACCTCGTCGAAATGGTGCGAGACAACGGCCTGATGGCGGAGATAGACATGTCCGCCATTCCGGTTTTCGCCTCTGTGGGGGAATGCATCCGGAACGATATTCTCCCCGGCGCAATCGAGCGCAACCAGGAATACTCCATGGCATGGGTGCGTGTAACCGGTACAGGCGACAGCACGTACCTTCCCATTCTGTACGATCCCCAGACTTCCGGCGGCCTTCTGGTTTCCCTCCCGGAAGAGAAAGCCGGGGCGTTTGCCGACGAGATGAGGAGCCGCGGGCATGCCGCAGCATCGGTCATCGGCAGAATCGTCGAAAAAGAGGACAGCCGGTCCGGGGTACGGGTAGTAGTCACCAATACGGAACTCCGGAACTTTTTTGGAAAACACGGAGGATTGATCATGGCGGATAAGAACGATGTGACAGGCACGCCGCGGCCGGATGAACCGGTTCGGCAGGCTCCCCCGGATTCCTCGTGCTGCGAAAACCCGCCCGAATTGGAGTGCTGCCCCTCTCCGCCGGCTTTTACCGATGAAACGGCGGCTGATTCGCTCTCGCTGTTCAACGATTTCATGAAGAAGGTCTCCGGGGAAGGCCTCATCGACAGGCGCACCAAGAAGCTCATGGAAATAGCCCTGTCTGTCGCCCAGCGCTGTAAACCCTGCCTGATTTACC encodes:
- the selD gene encoding selenide, water dikinase SelD, with the protein product MTINTTRRKAVMTRSIKLGHCICNPKQGCPCQTFKDYNVCSCAGEKMPSRPQDIALTKHVRKAGCASKIGQADLLRILSKLPPVTDPNVIVGAAAGDDAGIYRIDDRFALVQTVDVFTPCVDNAYLFGQIAAANSVSDIYAMGGKPITALSVIGFPIDELDGSIMEAILRGGMDKLAEAGCSLIGGHSINDEEIKCGFAVTGLIDTNAIFEHDAIQPGDALVLTKPLGTGIVCFAAQLGRISGECLDEAGASMATLNRDAAELMAAFDGHACTDVTGYGLAGHLVEMVRDNGLMAEIDMSAIPVFASVGECIRNDILPGAIERNQEYSMAWVRVTGTGDSTYLPILYDPQTSGGLLVSLPEEKAGAFADEMRSRGHAAASVIGRIVEKEDSRSGVRVVVTNTELRNFFGKHGGLIMADKNDVTGTPRPDEPVRQAPPDSSCCENPPELECCPSPPAFTDETAADSLSLFNDFMKKVSGEGLIDRRTKKLMEIALSVAQRCKPCLIYHIKSARSMGITKPEIEEAAHLGVAFAGCPALTLYKEVCRELNV